The following proteins are encoded in a genomic region of Chloracidobacterium sp.:
- a CDS encoding DNA-directed RNA polymerase subunit alpha: protein MTQNNWTDFQMPGRLNVESGTLTNTYGKFYAAPFERGFGTTIGNSIRRALLSSIEGAAISAVKIEGVEHEFSQIKGVVEDATDIILNLKQVPFALHGSGPKTLSISKKGEGEVKSGDIEADGDVEILDTDVHIATISKGGSLNVEMRLKRGRGYVSAEMNNDEDLSVGYIPVDSVHTPIKKVNYNVEQTRQGSNTDFDKLTIEVWTDGSVAPEDSIGLAAKLVKDHMTIFINFEEEEEEYKYEDIARPPLMRNDLLDRSVDEMELSVRAYNCLKNANIGSIRDLIRRSEKDMLGTKNFGKKSLTEIKDMLHGMGLDFGMDFDEQGNPIPGTGGRDLD, encoded by the coding sequence ATGACACAGAATAACTGGACAGATTTTCAGATGCCCGGCCGTTTGAATGTTGAGAGCGGTACGCTCACCAACACATACGGCAAGTTCTACGCGGCGCCTTTCGAAAGAGGTTTCGGGACGACCATCGGCAATTCCATTCGCAGAGCGTTACTTTCCTCGATCGAAGGAGCCGCCATCTCGGCGGTCAAGATCGAAGGCGTCGAGCACGAGTTCTCGCAGATCAAAGGTGTCGTTGAGGACGCGACGGATATCATCCTTAACCTTAAGCAGGTGCCGTTTGCACTGCACGGCAGCGGCCCGAAGACCCTTTCCATATCGAAAAAGGGCGAGGGTGAAGTAAAGAGCGGCGATATCGAGGCTGACGGTGACGTCGAGATACTCGATACCGATGTTCACATTGCGACGATCAGCAAGGGCGGCAGCCTCAATGTTGAAATGCGTCTCAAACGCGGACGCGGCTACGTCTCCGCTGAAATGAATAACGACGAAGACCTCTCAGTCGGTTATATTCCGGTCGATTCGGTCCACACGCCGATCAAGAAGGTCAATTACAATGTCGAACAAACCCGTCAAGGGTCGAATACCGATTTTGACAAGCTTACGATCGAGGTCTGGACAGACGGCAGCGTTGCTCCGGAGGACTCGATCGGCTTGGCAGCGAAATTGGTCAAGGACCACATGACGATCTTCATCAATTTTGAAGAGGAAGAAGAAGAATACAAATACGAGGATATTGCTCGTCCGCCGCTTATGCGCAACGATCTGCTGGACAGGTCGGTCGATGAGATGGAATTGTCCGTCCGCGCTTATAACTGCCTGAAGAATGCGAATATCGGATCGATCCGCGATCTGATCAGACGCAGTGAGAAGGATATGCTCGGCACGAAGAATTTCGGAAAGAAATCGCTTACTGAGATCAAAGATATGCTTCATGGCATGGGACTTGATTTCGGTATGGATTTTGACGAGCAGGGCAATCCGATACCGGGAACGGGCGGCAGAGATCTTGATTAA
- the map gene encoding type I methionyl aminopeptidase encodes MIIAKSERDLDKMRAVGELIAEVREALRVMVEPGISTLDLNNAAEKMIRDAGATPTFIGYHGFPYTICASVNNEIVHGFSKKEPLKEGDIVSLDMAATYNGFVGDTAITVPVGDISDELKQLIRVTEECLAFGIEAARVGNRIGDIGWAVQEHAEKFGYGIVRDYTGHGIGRHMHEAPQIPNFGRPGTKERIRAGYCFAIEPMLNMGTARTRTLSDKWTVVTEDGLPSAHAEHTLAVTHDGPEILTLTKEQKRAASSAIAAEDAVST; translated from the coding sequence ATGATCATCGCGAAATCAGAAAGGGACCTTGATAAGATGCGTGCCGTCGGCGAGTTGATCGCTGAGGTGCGTGAGGCCCTGCGCGTAATGGTCGAGCCCGGTATCTCAACACTCGATCTTAATAACGCGGCCGAGAAGATGATCCGTGATGCCGGTGCGACACCGACCTTTATCGGCTATCACGGGTTTCCGTACACGATATGTGCGTCCGTCAATAACGAGATCGTACACGGGTTTTCAAAGAAGGAGCCTCTGAAAGAAGGCGATATTGTTTCGCTCGACATGGCAGCGACCTATAACGGATTTGTCGGCGACACGGCGATCACCGTGCCGGTCGGCGATATCAGCGATGAGCTGAAGCAGCTCATTCGGGTTACTGAGGAGTGTCTTGCGTTCGGTATCGAAGCTGCCCGTGTCGGGAATAGGATCGGAGATATCGGATGGGCAGTTCAGGAGCATGCTGAGAAATTCGGTTACGGAATAGTGCGCGATTACACGGGGCACGGCATCGGGAGGCATATGCACGAGGCGCCGCAGATACCGAATTTCGGCCGTCCCGGTACAAAAGAACGGATCAGGGCCGGATATTGTTTTGCTATCGAGCCGATGCTCAATATGGGTACGGCACGAACAAGGACGCTAAGTGATAAATGGACAGTGGTAACCGAGGACGGCTTGCCGTCCGCACACGCCGAACATACGCTTGCCGTTACACATGACGGGCCGGAGATCCTGACGCTTACAAAGGAGCAAAAGCGGGCTGCTTCGTCAGCGATCGCCGCTGAGGATGCTGTTTCGACTTGA
- the rplO gene encoding 50S ribosomal protein L15, protein MALSLNNLHPAPGSTHKKKRVGRGPGSGLGKTAGRGHKGQKSRSGYSSRPGFEGGQMPLQRRLPKRGFTNIFKKQWIEISLSKIEANFNSGDEVTPEILHERGLIKKAKHDLVILGNGEITKKLNISSHRFTKTAKDKIEKAGGSVTVITKAEPAA, encoded by the coding sequence ATGGCTTTATCACTGAACAATTTGCATCCGGCACCCGGATCGACACACAAGAAGAAGCGTGTCGGCCGCGGCCCGGGTTCGGGGCTTGGTAAAACGGCAGGCCGCGGACATAAGGGACAGAAATCGCGTTCGGGCTATTCGAGCAGGCCGGGCTTTGAGGGCGGCCAGATGCCGCTGCAGCGCCGCTTGCCGAAACGTGGATTTACCAACATCTTTAAGAAACAATGGATCGAGATCAGTCTGAGCAAGATCGAGGCGAATTTTAACTCGGGCGATGAGGTTACGCCGGAGATCCTGCACGAACGGGGCCTCATCAAGAAAGCAAAGCACGATCTTGTGATCCTAGGCAATGGCGAGATCACAAAGAAGTTGAATATTTCGTCGCATCGTTTCACAAAAACGGCCAAGGATAAGATCGAGAAGGCCGGCGGCTCTGTTACAGTCATTACAAAGGCTGAGCCGGCCGCATAA
- the rpmD gene encoding 50S ribosomal protein L30, translated as MAKKEENSSAGTIKIQYYRSMIGFPKDQKAIVKSLGITKLNQTVERPDGPATRGVVNKIPHLLRIVE; from the coding sequence ATGGCAAAGAAAGAAGAAAATTCATCAGCTGGTACGATCAAGATCCAGTATTACCGCAGTATGATCGGCTTTCCGAAGGATCAAAAGGCTATCGTTAAGAGCCTTGGCATCACGAAGCTGAATCAAACCGTTGAGCGGCCGGACGGCCCCGCAACACGCGGTGTCGTTAATAAGATCCCGCATCTTTTGCGGATCGTTGAATAG
- the rpsM gene encoding 30S ribosomal protein S13, with protein MARIAGVDLPPAKRAQIGLTYIYGVGKSRATDILGKAGISVDAKIRDLSEDELNKIRTILDTEGDVEGDLRKRVQMDIKRLMDVGCYRGLRHRRGLPVRGQRTSTNARTRKGPRKAAVAKKKAPGKK; from the coding sequence ATGGCTCGTATAGCAGGAGTTGACCTTCCGCCCGCAAAAAGGGCACAGATCGGATTGACCTACATTTATGGTGTGGGTAAGTCACGTGCGACCGATATTCTCGGAAAGGCGGGTATCAGTGTTGATGCAAAGATACGCGATCTTAGCGAAGACGAACTTAATAAGATCAGAACGATATTGGATACCGAAGGCGATGTCGAGGGTGACCTTCGCAAGCGTGTCCAGATGGATATCAAGCGTCTTATGGACGTCGGCTGCTATCGCGGCCTGCGTCATCGCCGAGGCCTGCCCGTTCGCGGCCAGCGCACAAGCACGAACGCACGTACACGCAAGGGGCCGCGTAAGGCGGCGGTTGCGAAGAAGAAGGCTCCGGGCAAGAAGTAA
- the rpsD gene encoding 30S ribosomal protein S4, producing the protein MARYRDAVCRLCRREGAKLFLKGDRCYKPSCAIEKRGTNPPGQHGGARRKLLAGYGEQLREKQKVKRIYFILEKQFRTYFDKARRQKGVTGENLLFMLERRLDNVVYRAGFSTSRRQARQLVNHGHITVNGHKVNIPSFQVKIGDVVDVKPRTQKNAHVEGAWQTAVGRGRPAWLSAAGKDLSVSVAALPTRQDIDANINEQLIVELYSK; encoded by the coding sequence ATGGCTAGATATAGAGATGCGGTGTGCCGCCTGTGCCGCCGCGAAGGCGCTAAGTTATTTCTGAAGGGCGACCGTTGTTACAAGCCCTCTTGTGCTATCGAAAAGCGCGGCACCAATCCGCCGGGACAGCACGGCGGTGCTCGCCGCAAGCTTCTCGCGGGATATGGTGAGCAGCTTCGCGAAAAGCAAAAAGTAAAGCGCATTTACTTCATCCTCGAAAAGCAATTCAGAACCTATTTTGATAAGGCGCGCCGCCAGAAGGGTGTTACGGGCGAGAATCTTTTGTTCATGCTCGAACGCCGTTTGGACAATGTCGTGTATCGTGCGGGCTTTTCAACGTCACGTCGGCAGGCTCGCCAGCTTGTGAACCACGGGCACATAACGGTCAACGGGCATAAGGTGAACATCCCTTCGTTCCAGGTCAAGATCGGTGACGTGGTTGATGTTAAGCCGCGCACACAAAAGAACGCGCACGTTGAAGGAGCGTGGCAGACGGCGGTCGGCCGCGGCCGTCCTGCGTGGCTCAGCGCCGCCGGTAAGGATCTATCGGTTTCGGTTGCCGCATTACCGACGCGTCAGGATATTGATGCTAACATCAATGAACAGCTGATCGTCGAACTTTACAGCAAGTAA
- the secY gene encoding preprotein translocase subunit SecY, translating into MEKFFNAVQNMFKIAELRSRILFTLGLLAVYRLGAHIQAPGINKAQLERVWGEVAGTLLGILDLFSGGNFRTISVFALGVTPYITASIIMQLMPVLSPALKKIQEEGEVGRQKMNQWTRYMTVGLCAVQTFFVATWLHRNGVLADTWTATAMIIITLTTGTIFVMWLGEQITERGIGNGISLLIFAGIVIGLPNGLTQVMERVGAGDASQTLGVVFLVAVMVALIAVIVYVESARRNIAVSYASRLVGSQTFRGQETALPLKINMGGVIPVIFASSVLAMPQTLMSAIPADPNNPNSTWSKIAAFFSQFHGGDPYYEFVFLSLIVLFTFFYITIIFNTDEVADNLRKHGGFIAGIRPGAPTADYLNGILTRLTTVGAIYLALVAFIPQLLLSGYKVARLPFVGTAVDNFFSSTPGLSWIPTGLGYQFYFGGTSLLILVGVAMDTVAQIEAQLVMRNYEGFLGAGSQLRGRRS; encoded by the coding sequence ATGGAGAAGTTCTTTAACGCCGTCCAGAACATGTTCAAGATCGCCGAGTTGAGGAGTCGCATCCTCTTCACCCTCGGCCTGCTTGCCGTTTATAGGCTCGGTGCACATATACAGGCACCCGGTATCAACAAGGCTCAGCTTGAACGAGTGTGGGGCGAGGTCGCCGGTACGCTTCTCGGCATTCTTGATCTTTTCTCGGGCGGTAATTTCCGGACGATCTCGGTCTTTGCCCTTGGTGTTACTCCGTATATTACTGCGTCGATCATCATGCAGTTGATGCCGGTTCTTTCGCCCGCACTGAAAAAGATACAGGAAGAGGGCGAGGTCGGCCGGCAGAAGATGAACCAATGGACGCGGTATATGACCGTTGGGCTTTGTGCCGTTCAGACGTTCTTTGTCGCAACATGGCTACATCGAAACGGGGTTCTTGCCGATACGTGGACGGCGACGGCAATGATCATCATCACGCTAACCACCGGCACGATATTCGTAATGTGGCTTGGCGAACAGATAACCGAACGCGGCATCGGCAACGGTATTTCGCTGCTTATCTTCGCTGGTATCGTCATCGGATTGCCGAATGGCTTGACGCAGGTGATGGAGCGTGTGGGAGCGGGTGATGCGTCACAGACTCTCGGCGTGGTGTTTCTCGTGGCGGTTATGGTCGCTCTGATCGCCGTGATCGTATATGTCGAGTCAGCGCGTCGGAATATTGCGGTCAGTTACGCCAGTCGGCTAGTCGGGTCGCAGACATTTCGTGGGCAGGAGACTGCTTTGCCGCTAAAGATCAACATGGGCGGCGTTATCCCCGTCATCTTCGCGTCATCGGTACTTGCTATGCCGCAGACGCTGATGTCGGCAATACCGGCGGATCCGAACAATCCGAATTCTACTTGGTCGAAGATCGCAGCATTTTTCTCACAATTTCACGGCGGCGATCCGTATTATGAATTCGTATTCTTATCGCTGATCGTGCTTTTTACGTTCTTCTACATCACGATCATCTTCAATACGGACGAAGTTGCTGACAATCTTCGCAAACACGGCGGATTTATAGCAGGAATTCGGCCCGGGGCCCCGACCGCCGATTATCTGAACGGTATCCTCACGCGTCTTACGACGGTGGGTGCGATCTATCTTGCACTCGTAGCGTTCATACCGCAGCTCTTACTCAGCGGTTACAAAGTCGCCAGATTGCCTTTTGTCGGAACCGCAGTCGATAACTTTTTCTCATCGACGCCCGGGTTAAGCTGGATCCCGACAGGCCTCGGGTACCAATTTTATTTCGGCGGTACGAGTCTGCTGATCCTTGTTGGTGTTGCGATGGACACGGTTGCACAGATCGAAGCTCAGCTTGTGATGAGAAATTACGAGGGGTTTCTTGGTGCCGGTTCGCAGTTGCGCGGCCGCCGATCGTAG
- the rplQ gene encoding 50S ribosomal protein L17: MRHLKAHRKLGRTVEHRISMLRNLATSLINSPNDHIVTTVPKAKELRPFVEKAITLARKAKALSGDDAKVREVHLRRQAAAFFHAGNSTFKIAQSRFRGKKGVAKDPIERTAGVKAVQRLFGELGERYKDRNGGYTRIIRVGRRQGDNAELAVIELVDNPQELAAKTAGK; encoded by the coding sequence ATGAGACACTTAAAAGCACATCGTAAACTCGGACGTACGGTCGAACACCGCATCTCGATGCTTCGCAACCTGGCGACGTCGCTGATAAATTCGCCGAATGACCACATCGTTACCACTGTCCCGAAGGCAAAGGAACTTCGTCCGTTCGTTGAGAAGGCGATAACGCTGGCACGCAAGGCAAAGGCACTGTCAGGTGATGATGCAAAAGTGCGCGAGGTTCATCTTCGCCGTCAGGCGGCAGCCTTCTTTCATGCCGGAAATTCTACGTTCAAGATCGCTCAGAGCCGTTTTCGCGGCAAAAAGGGTGTGGCAAAGGATCCGATAGAGCGTACGGCAGGCGTCAAGGCGGTTCAGAGGCTCTTTGGTGAACTCGGCGAGCGGTATAAGGATCGAAACGGCGGTTACACACGTATAATCAGGGTCGGTCGTCGTCAGGGTGACAATGCTGAGTTGGCGGTGATCGAACTTGTTGATAATCCGCAGGAATTAGCCGCGAAGACTGCCGGAAAGTAG
- the rpsK gene encoding 30S ribosomal protein S11, whose product MAKAAAKKTFKKKEKKNIPVGIVHISASFNNTLISITDVNGNLLAQCSSGARGFRGSRKGTPFAAQQAAGEVARKAVEAGMREAEVRVKGPGGGRESAIRAIAMAGIRVTSIRDTTPIPHNGCRPPKRRRV is encoded by the coding sequence ATGGCAAAAGCAGCAGCAAAGAAGACCTTTAAGAAGAAAGAGAAAAAGAACATACCCGTTGGTATCGTTCATATTTCGGCTTCATTCAATAATACGCTGATCTCGATCACAGATGTGAACGGCAACTTGCTTGCGCAGTGCTCATCAGGTGCGAGAGGTTTTCGCGGAAGCCGAAAGGGTACGCCGTTCGCAGCACAGCAGGCTGCGGGTGAGGTTGCCCGCAAGGCAGTCGAGGCCGGAATGCGTGAGGCCGAGGTCCGTGTGAAAGGGCCGGGCGGCGGGCGTGAGTCAGCGATCAGGGCGATCGCAATGGCCGGTATTCGCGTTACCTCGATCCGTGATACGACGCCGATCCCGCACAACGGATGCCGTCCGCCAAAGCGTCGGCGAGTTTGA
- the infA gene encoding translation initiation factor IF-1 gives MSKEEAIEVMATVLETLPNAMFKVAVDNNQHEVLAHISGKMRKNFIRILPGDKVLVELSPYDLKRGRITYRYK, from the coding sequence ATGTCTAAAGAAGAAGCGATAGAGGTCATGGCGACCGTATTGGAAACGCTGCCGAATGCGATGTTCAAAGTGGCGGTAGATAATAATCAGCATGAGGTGCTGGCTCATATTTCGGGAAAGATGCGTAAGAATTTTATTCGTATCCTGCCGGGAGACAAGGTTCTTGTTGAGCTTTCGCCCTATGATCTGAAGCGAGGCCGGATCACATATCGTTACAAGTAG
- the accC gene encoding acetyl-CoA carboxylase biotin carboxylase subunit — MRDIKKVLIANRGEIANRIIWSCKEMGIKTVAVYSEADREALHVRFADEAICIGPAPSAQSYLNIPAIISAAEITDADGIHPGYGFLAESSTFAKICEDCNIKFIGPRPDVIAMMGDKVEARRTMTAAGVPILPGSPDQIESPDEAKKLALEIGFPLIIKAAAGGGGRGMRIVRHIDELETNLELAQAEALNAFKNGSVYIERYIERPRHIEVQVLADQFGNTVHLGERECTIQRRHQKLLEEAPSPAISDELRQQMGAVAVKACKEIGYTSAGTFEFLLDEDGSFYFMEMNTRIQVEHPVTEIVTLTDIVRNQIKIAAGENMEYKQEDVVIRGHSIECRINAEDPVKFTPSPGKVTVFNIPGGPGVRVDTAVYPGYVVPPYYDSMIAKLIVHARTREVAIARMQRALDLMVIEGIKTTIPLHKAIMADENFRKGNFSTKFMEEFKYEV; from the coding sequence ATGCGAGATATCAAAAAGGTTCTAATAGCCAATCGCGGCGAGATCGCGAACCGCATCATCTGGTCGTGCAAGGAGATGGGGATCAAAACCGTCGCTGTGTATTCAGAAGCGGATCGCGAAGCTCTGCATGTACGGTTTGCCGATGAGGCGATCTGCATCGGGCCTGCACCGTCCGCGCAAAGCTATTTGAACATTCCCGCGATCATTTCAGCGGCGGAGATCACGGATGCGGACGGCATTCATCCGGGCTACGGCTTTCTGGCCGAGTCATCGACCTTTGCGAAGATCTGCGAGGATTGCAACATCAAATTCATCGGGCCGCGTCCAGATGTGATCGCTATGATGGGCGACAAGGTCGAGGCACGGCGTACAATGACCGCGGCGGGTGTACCGATCCTGCCGGGCAGCCCCGATCAGATCGAATCACCCGACGAAGCGAAAAAGCTGGCTCTTGAGATCGGCTTCCCGTTGATAATTAAGGCAGCGGCGGGCGGCGGCGGCCGCGGAATGAGGATCGTCAGGCACATTGATGAACTCGAGACCAATCTTGAACTCGCGCAAGCTGAAGCTTTGAACGCATTTAAGAACGGCTCCGTGTATATCGAGCGATATATTGAGCGTCCGCGACACATCGAGGTACAGGTACTTGCGGACCAGTTTGGGAACACCGTACACCTCGGCGAGCGTGAATGTACGATACAGCGGCGGCATCAGAAGCTGCTCGAAGAAGCTCCGTCGCCCGCCATATCTGACGAGCTTCGCCAGCAAATGGGTGCCGTTGCGGTAAAGGCCTGCAAAGAGATCGGTTATACGAGTGCGGGGACATTCGAGTTTCTGCTTGACGAGGACGGCAGCTTCTATTTTATGGAGATGAATACTCGAATTCAGGTCGAGCATCCCGTAACTGAAATCGTCACACTCACTGATATCGTCAGAAATCAGATCAAGATCGCGGCCGGCGAGAATATGGAATATAAGCAGGAGGACGTTGTCATCCGAGGCCACTCGATCGAATGTCGCATCAATGCCGAAGATCCGGTCAAGTTCACGCCGAGCCCTGGAAAGGTGACCGTGTTCAATATTCCCGGCGGTCCCGGTGTTCGGGTCGATACAGCGGTCTATCCGGGGTATGTCGTGCCGCCTTATTACGATTCGATGATCGCAAAGCTTATCGTCCACGCGCGTACGCGCGAGGTTGCCATCGCACGAATGCAAAGGGCACTCGACCTTATGGTGATCGAAGGCATTAAGACAACGATACCGCTCCATAAGGCCATAATGGCGGATGAGAACTTCCGCAAAGGGAATTTCTCGACAAAGTTCATGGAGGAATTCAAATACGAGGTTTGA
- the rpmJ gene encoding 50S ribosomal protein L36 — protein MKVRPSVKKMCDKCKVIHRRGVVRVICENPKHKQRQG, from the coding sequence ATGAAAGTACGACCGTCGGTAAAGAAGATGTGCGATAAATGCAAGGTTATACACCGCAGGGGCGTCGTGCGCGTCATTTGCGAGAACCCGAAGCACAAACAGAGGCAAGGATAA
- the rpsE gene encoding 30S ribosomal protein S5, with protein sequence MINSKQKVPAGSLILKDQLIQINRVTKVVKGGKNMSFAALVVVGDEAGHVGFGTGKAKEVPSAIKKAVEAAKNNLIRVPLIDGTLPHEMIGRYGAGRVLLKPAEEGTGVIAGGAVRAVLQSLGVHNVRTKVLGSNNAHNVIRATFDGLLRMKDPIEVARLRGKQVEELA encoded by the coding sequence ATGATTAACAGCAAACAGAAAGTACCCGCAGGAAGCCTGATCCTCAAGGATCAGTTGATCCAGATCAACCGTGTTACCAAGGTTGTAAAGGGCGGTAAGAATATGTCATTCGCCGCGCTTGTCGTCGTAGGTGACGAGGCCGGACACGTGGGATTCGGAACCGGAAAGGCAAAGGAAGTGCCGAGTGCAATTAAGAAAGCGGTCGAAGCGGCAAAAAATAATCTGATTCGTGTACCGCTTATCGACGGAACGCTTCCGCACGAGATGATCGGCAGGTACGGTGCGGGTCGCGTTCTGCTTAAGCCCGCTGAAGAAGGTACGGGCGTGATCGCCGGCGGTGCGGTTCGCGCAGTGCTGCAGAGCCTGGGCGTTCATAATGTTAGGACCAAGGTGCTCGGTTCGAACAATGCCCACAACGTCATTCGTGCTACTTTTGACGGCCTTCTGCGTATGAAGGACCCGATCGAGGTCGCGCGTCTGCGCGGAAAGCAGGTTGAGGAATTGGCGTAA
- the accB gene encoding acetyl-CoA carboxylase biotin carboxyl carrier protein — MDELQALAALVNEHGFTDFEFENENIRVRLSKAAAAAPAATPVAPTPVAATPVAVPVSDAAPAAADEDAGLHKITSPIVGTFYRSPGPDKPPYVSEGSTVSADTVVCIVEAMKLMNEIPAEVSGRIVKVYVENGEAVEFGQPLFGIRK, encoded by the coding sequence ATGGACGAGCTTCAGGCACTCGCCGCGCTTGTCAATGAGCACGGTTTTACTGACTTTGAGTTCGAGAACGAGAACATTCGCGTTCGTTTGAGCAAAGCTGCGGCAGCAGCACCGGCAGCAACTCCTGTTGCACCGACGCCTGTTGCAGCAACTCCGGTCGCTGTTCCGGTTTCAGATGCGGCCCCTGCGGCTGCAGATGAGGACGCCGGACTCCATAAGATAACGTCGCCGATCGTCGGCACATTCTATCGATCACCCGGGCCGGACAAGCCGCCCTACGTTTCCGAAGGTTCTACTGTTTCAGCAGACACGGTCGTGTGTATCGTTGAGGCAATGAAGCTGATGAACGAGATCCCTGCCGAGGTTTCGGGCCGGATCGTTAAGGTTTATGTTGAGAACGGCGAAGCTGTCGAGTTTGGCCAGCCGCTGTTCGGTATCAGGAAATAG
- the rpsO gene encoding 30S ribosomal protein S15, with translation MATAKETKEKIVGDYKTHGTDTGSSQVQIALLTQRINELTEHFKVHKKDNHSRRGLLIMVSRRRKLLDYLKRRNINEYHEIIKKLGLRR, from the coding sequence ATGGCAACAGCAAAAGAAACGAAAGAAAAGATAGTTGGGGATTATAAGACACACGGAACTGACACGGGTTCGTCTCAAGTTCAGATAGCATTGCTCACCCAGCGCATCAATGAGTTGACGGAGCACTTTAAGGTGCATAAGAAAGATAATCACTCCCGTCGAGGGCTGCTTATCATGGTCTCGCGACGAAGGAAACTTCTGGATTATCTAAAACGTCGGAACATTAACGAGTACCACGAAATAATCAAGAAGCTTGGCCTTCGCCGTTAG
- a CDS encoding adenylate kinase, with amino-acid sequence MDKIIVLIGAPGAGKGTQARLLQERRSIPQISTGDMFREMRSLDTPLAREVQAIMASGKLVSDDITFRVVQERTSRDDCKGTYVLDGYPRTAVQAQQLEGLANEQGKTIQAIEVAVDREELMKRLTGRRSCPVCGEIYNIYSMPPKVEGRCDRDPEAELVHRADDNEDSVRTRLDTYAENTEPLLVYYAGSGRLSKVNGSGDIEDIYKEVSALI; translated from the coding sequence ATGGATAAGATCATTGTATTGATCGGGGCGCCCGGTGCCGGCAAGGGAACGCAGGCACGGCTCCTGCAGGAACGCAGGTCGATCCCGCAAATATCGACGGGTGATATGTTCCGAGAGATGAGATCGCTGGACACGCCGCTGGCGCGCGAGGTTCAGGCTATTATGGCGTCGGGTAAACTTGTTTCCGATGACATTACGTTTCGGGTGGTGCAGGAACGTACGTCGCGAGACGACTGCAAGGGTACATACGTGCTTGACGGCTATCCGCGAACTGCTGTTCAAGCGCAGCAATTAGAAGGCCTTGCCAACGAGCAGGGCAAAACAATACAGGCGATCGAGGTGGCTGTCGATCGCGAAGAGTTGATGAAGCGGCTTACTGGCAGGCGTTCGTGCCCGGTGTGCGGCGAGATCTACAACATTTATTCAATGCCGCCGAAGGTTGAAGGCCGTTGCGACCGCGATCCGGAAGCTGAGCTTGTCCACCGTGCGGACGATAATGAGGACAGCGTTCGGACACGCCTTGATACATACGCCGAGAATACAGAGCCGCTGTTGGTGTATTACGCGGGTTCGGGCCGTTTGAGCAAGGTGAACGGAAGCGGCGATATCGAGGATATCTACAAAGAGGTATCCGCGCTTATCTGA